From the genome of Miscanthus floridulus cultivar M001 chromosome 10, ASM1932011v1, whole genome shotgun sequence, one region includes:
- the LOC136487542 gene encoding MYB transcription factor 69-like, whose protein sequence is MGRPPCCDKEGIKKGPWTPEEDIILVSYIQEHGPGNWRSVPINTGLMRCSKSCRLRWTNYLRPGIRRGNFTPHEEGIIVHLQSLLGNRWAAIASYLPQRTDNDIKNYWNTHLKKKLKKHQAIGAIFAPPPPPPVSDSSSSSSIVMPTTTVVVGGGGGHVIDHHLHRDMLGTNPSYYAGPGGCCSNPAEVAQLIARRSPFAADGGDSSSSSYASSMDNISKLLTGFMKQQQQQSSPSPDAAAADIKPSAAQVNNNHALLSSSSFHHMSAGTGSGTPPAAACFNDMTQSPPHAQQAALMGHGGYDDPRQPSPLSPIETWLFEEAAEQVGDLMDLSEDCCSSVPMMF, encoded by the coding sequence atgggCAGGCCGCCGTGCTGCGACAAGGAGGGGATCAAGAAGGGGCCATGGACGCCGGAGGAGGACATCATCCTGGTGTCCTACATCCAGGAGCACGGCCCGGGCAACTGGCGCTCCGTGCCCATCAACACGGGCCTCATGCGCTGCAGCAAGAGCTGCCGCCTCCGCTGGACCAACTACCTCCGCCCCGGCATCCGGCGCGGCAACTTCACCCCGCACGAGGAAGGCATCATCGTCCACCTCCAGTCCTTGCTCGGCAACAGGTGGGCCGCCATTGCTTCTTACCTCCCGCAGAGAACCGACAACGACATCAAGAACTACTGGAACACCCACCTCAAGAAGAAGCTCAAGAAGCACCAGGCCATCGGCGCCATctttgcgccgccgccgccgcctccggtctccgactcctcctcgtcctcgtccatcGTCATGCCCACGACCAccgtcgtcgtcggcggcggcggcggccatgtcaTCGACCACCACCTCCACCGTGACATGCTCGGCACCAATCCCAGCTACTACGCGGGCCCAGGAGGCTGCTGCAGCAACCCAGCCGAGGTCGCCCAGCTAATAGCCCGGCGCTCTCCTTTCGCCGCCGACGGCGGCGACAGCTCCTCCTCGTCCTACGCCTCCAGCATGGACAACATATCCAAGCTGCTCACCGGATTcatgaagcagcagcagcagcagagctccCCGTCCCCCGACGCTGCAGCTGCCGACATCAAGCCCTCGGCCGCCCAAGTCAACAACAACCATGCTCTGCTGTCATCGTCGTCGTTCCACCACATGTCTGCCGGCACCGGGAGTGGTACGCCACCTGCAGCAGCCTGCTTCAACGACATGACGCAGTCGCCGCCGCATGCGCAGCAGGCGGCGCTGATGGGGCACGGCGGTTACGACGACCCCAGGCAGCCGTCCCCGCTGTCTCCGATAGAGACGTGGCTGTTCGAAGAGGCTGCCGAGCAGGTCGGCGACCTCATGGATCTGTCCGAAGACTGCTGCTCATCAGTTCCGATGATGTTTTAG